Proteins co-encoded in one Garra rufa chromosome 7, GarRuf1.0, whole genome shotgun sequence genomic window:
- the ahr2 gene encoding LOW QUALITY PROTEIN: aryl hydrocarbon receptor 2 (The sequence of the model RefSeq protein was modified relative to this genomic sequence to represent the inferred CDS: inserted 2 bases in 1 codon): MSGGIGIYAVKKRKKPVQKIPKPPPPDGVKSNPSKRHRDRLNSELDKLTNLLPFSEDVRARLDKLSVLRLSVGYLKVKSYFNATIKKTEGNGWTNDRSGTFGGNGQSTTSLDGVSFSEGELLLQALNGFVLVVTAEGYVFYSSPTIQDYLGFHQSDVVHQSVFELIHTDDRAVFRRQLHFALNPTSCDGSEASDAIQSSSDITRDVVNYSPQHIPPENSSFLERSFCCRFRCLLDNSSGFLALNFHGRLKYLHGQNKLAEDGTLAHPQLALFVIATPLQPPSILEIRSKTLLFQTKHKMDFTPLGIDTRGKVVLGYTEIELCMRGSGYQFIHAADMMHCADNHVRMMKTGESGLTIFRLLTKGGTWIWVQSNARLVYKGGRPDFIICRQRALTNEEGEEHLRQRKMQLPFSCTTGEGVLYEVGPTLDIAEMQNQSKGQKMHKPSPLDPDSLLGCMLKQDQAVYQPNNDPNSQFTLDKAFMDSHALLNVPGNTWQPSAPDTVAGIKEESVVKDMMETLQQIIGDSSICSLQGFDVDESDLKEWENTLLRMNHSNDVELNEMITNDILSYVEDALFKENSVQLPEQLKGQGPFVEVPECLPEMEIRNNQEFNCEADMLSGSPGRGGFIGMNIQDDVDPSSSVRGMMKLTHMGPQMLPGDTFIQSFGLEETTQKMPGNNNIMFNPSTAMQSQQPSQVRLGLQGAMQENGMVPCHQRNLQTGNQPHHNGMTLSLQSPLLRGTSAQPMGFLGQNSLPQQQSIIQNPQWVSDSNNMVDNLLNPCTRNVSGVQDAGLHSPPTTQLQGQFSLHTQNAANPGLPSWQQSQPTPQQVSKLFSGGQQNMTGFIGQVTDFQRDLLGGLMSHTNAQGFNGFLPQTTPNSIYPQQGEIINNSPHQTTNSCMFTSPPQSSVNGMQYGSTDPVSTISSCQRAKGLATQSPTQASCYYQRSPNESIVGTSLIPQEETNISPMACRVPLGLTPDNILAQQYLSCNGQTQIANRPLEEKGTFHYPSLANGTTYFSENKQXCCDY, from the exons CCACAATCAAAAAGACAGAAGGAAATGGATGGACAAACGACCGGTCAGGGACATTTGGAGGAAACGGACAGTCAACGACCAGTCTGGATGGAGTCAGTTTCTCAGAAGGGGAACTGCTGTTGCAG GCCCTCAATGGCTTTGTGCTGGTCGTCACCGCCGAAGGTTACGTGTTTTATTCATCTCCAACTATACAGGACTACTTGGGCTTCCATCAG TCGGATGTGGTCCACCAGAGTGTATTCGAGCTTATCCATACAGACGATCGGGCAGTGTTCCGAAGGCAACTACACTTCGCTCTCAATCCCACTTCGTGTGATGGTAGTGAAGCATCTGATG CAATTCAAAGCAGCAGTGACATCACCAGAGATGTGGTAAATTACAGCCCTCAACACATCCCTCCGGAAAACTCATCCTTCTTGGAACGAAGTTTCTGTTGCCGATTCCGGTGCCTCCTTGACAACTCGTCAGGCTTCTTG GCCCTGAACTTCCATGGGAGGCTGAAATATCTCCATGGGCAAAACAAGTTGGCAGAAGATGGGACTTTGGCCCACCCTCAACTGGCTCTTTTTGTCATAGCCACACCTCTCCAGCCACCATCTATACTGGAGATCAGGAGCAAGACTCTTCTTTTCCAAACCAAACACAAGATGGACTTTACACCCTTGGGTATAGACACAAG AGGGAAGGTGGTTCTTGGCTACACTGAGATTGAGCTCTGTATGAGAGGCTCTGGCTATCAGTTCATTCATGCTGCTGACATGATGCACTGTGCTGACAACCATGTCAGAA TGATGAAAACGGGAGAAAGTGGTTTAACCATCTTCAGACTTCTTACGAAAGGAGGTACATGGATCTGGGTGCAGTCCAATGCTAGGCTTGTTTATAAAGGAGGAAGACCAGACTTCATTATTTGTCGACAAAGAGCACTAAC AAATGAGGAGGGTGAGGAACACCTACGTCAAAGGAAAATGCAGCTGCCTTTTAGCTGCACCACTGGTGAGGGTGTCTTGTATGAAGTTGGCCCCACACTGGACATTGCTGAAATGCAAAATCAGAGCAAAGGCCAGAAGATGCACAAACCTTCACCTCTGGACCCAGATTCTCTTCTCGGATGCATGCTGAAGCAGGATCAAGCTGTCTACCAGCCGAACAATGACCCCAATTCCCAGTTTACCCTTGACAAGGCTTTCATGGATAGCCACGCCCTGCTCAATGTCCCTGGGAACACCTGGCAGCCATCAGCTCCAGACACTGTGGCAGGGATAAAGGAGGAAAGTGTGGTAAAAGACATGATGGAGACCTTGCAGCAGATTATTGGGGACAGCAGTATTTGCAGCCTTCAGGGGTTTGACGTGGACGAATCGGACCTGAAGGagtgggaaaacactctcctcaGGATGAACCACAGCAACGATGTGGAACTTAATGAAATGATCACCAACGACATCCTTTCTTATGTTGAGGACGCTCTTTTCAAGGAAAACAGTGTTCAGTTGCCTGAACAACTCAAGGGCCAGGGTCCGTTTGTTGAGGTGCCTGAGTGTCTTCCAGAGATGGAGATACGGAATAACCAGGAATTCAACTGCGAGGCAGATATGCTGAGTGGATCCCCAGGTCGGGGTGGCTTCATCGGAATGAACATCCAAGATGATGTAGATCCCAGTAGCTCTGTAAGAGGGATGATGAAGCTCACCCATATGGGGCCACAGATGCTACCTGGTGACACTTTCATCCAATCATTTGGACTAGAAGAGACAACCCAGAAGATGCCCGGCAATAATAACATTATGTTTAATCCTTCTACTGCCATGCAGAGTCAGCAGCCATCCCAAGTCAGGCTTGGTCTGCAAGGTGCCATGCAAGAGAACGGAATGGTGCCATGTCACCAGAGAAACCTACAGACCGGAAACCAGCCCCATCACAATGGAATGACTCTCTCTCTTCAAAGCCCTCTATTGCGGGGCACTTCTGCCCAGCCAATGGGCTTCCTCGGCCAAAATTCCCTTCCTCAACAACAGTCAATCATTCAGAACCCTCAGTGGGTGTCCGACAGCAACAATATGGTGGATAACCTGCTGAACCCTTGCACCCGTAACGTTTCAGGTGTGCAAGATGCAGGACTGCACTCTCCTCCAACTACCCAACTACAAGGGCAGTTTTCTCTTCACACTCAAAACGCTGCCAATCCAGGACTGCCTAGCTGGCAGCAGTCACAGCCTACCCCTCAACAGGTCTCTAAATTGTTTTCAGGTGGGCAACAGAATATGACAGGCTTCATCGGCCAAGTTACAGACTTTCAAAGAGACCTGCTTGGAGGACTGATGTCGCACACAAACGCACAAGGATTTAATGGTTTCCTGCCCCAGACAACTCCAAATAGCATCTATCCTCAGCAAGGAGAGATTATCAACAACAGCCCTCATCAGACCACCAACAGCTGCATGTTCACAAGCCCTCCTCAATCGTCAGTGAATGGGATGCAGTATGGTTCCACAGATCCGGTATCTACGATTTCATCCTGCCAGAGGGCTAAAGGTCTGGCTACCCAGAGTCCTACGCAAGCATCCTGTTACTACCAGAGAAGCCCTAACGAGTCAATCGTGGGCACGTCGCTCATCCCACAAGAAGAGACCAACATCAGCCCCATGGCCTGTCGAGTTCCGCTTGGGTTAACTCCAGATAACATTCTTGCTCAGCAGTATCTCTCCTGCAACGGCCAGACACAG ATCGCAAACCGTCCACTTGAGGAGAAAGGAACGTTCCATTATCCCTCACTGGCCAATGGAACCACCTACTTTTCCGAGAACAAGCA TTGCTGTGACTATTAG